CGAAATGTGGCGTTCCAACTTTATTAATATTCCTTTTGAAGATGTGGGTGGTAGCAAAGGTGCCAGATACTATCAAGAAATTGCAGTCAACAAGACACTTGAAGCCATTGCAAACCATAAGAAAAGAATCCTCCTAACTCTCGCAACTGGAACAGGTAAAACATTCATAGCCTTTCAAATCGCATGGAAACTTTTCCATACACGCTGGAATCTTTCTGTTTCAAATTCGCATTCCAGTTATGTATCAAGAAGACCTAGAATCTTATTCTTAGCAGATCGTAATATTTTAGCAAATCAAGCTTTCAATGCTTTTTCAGCATTTAGTGAGGACGCTCTGGTAAGAATTAGTCCGAAAGAGATTAGTAAAAAAGGAACGGTTCCCACTAACGGAAGTATATTTTTTACAATCTTTCAAACATTTATGAGTGGAACAGATAAAGATGGGAAACCTTCTCCTAACTTTGGTTCCTATCCTTCAGATTACTTTGATTTTATTATCATAGATGAATGCCATAGAGGTGGTGCAAACGATGAAGGCAATTGGAGAGGCATCTTAGAATATTTCTCCCCTGCTGTCCAACTGGGTTTAACTGCTACTCCAAAACGCAAAGACAACGTGGATACCTACAGATACTTTGGGGAGCCTATTTACATCTACTCCCTAAAAGAAGGGATCAATGACGGTTTTTTAACACCATTCAAAGTGAAGAGAATCAAAACAACTATAGATGATTATATCTATACTAGCGACGATCAGGTAATTGAAGGTGAAATTGAAGAAGGTCGTATTTACAAAGAGCCTGACTTTAACAAGATCATTGAAATCAAAGAAAGAGAGGCTGAACGAGTCAACATCTACATGAATGAGGCGAATCAGAAAGAGAAAGCAATTATATTCTGTGCCTCTCAAGATCATGCCCTTGCCATCCGTGATCTTGTCAACCAAGTTAAAAAAAGTGACAATCCAAACTATTGTGTCCGAGTTACTGCAAATGATGGTGCTCTTGGAGACCAATTTCTGAGAGAGTTCCAAGATAATGAAAAAACGATTCCAACTATTTTAACAAGCTCGCAAAAATTATCCACTGGCGTTGATGCCAGAAATATTCGAAACATCGTATTATTAAGACCAGTGAATTCAATGATCGAATTCAAACAGATCATTGGGAGAGGAACAAGGCTTTTTGATGGAAAGGAATTTTTTACCATATACGACTATGTAGATGCCTATCAGAATTTCCTTGATCCAGAGTGGGACGGTGAACCTGTTGCACCTGAACTAAGAGAGTCAACTCCACCAAAGGAGATAAATGGGAATGATGAACAATCAGAAGAAGGAGACGACGAGGACGGAGAAGCTTCCGAAAAAAGAAAACGGATAAAAGTTAAGTTGAAGGATGGCAAAGAAAGGGAAATTCAACATACAGTAGCAACATCCTTTTGGAGTGCAGATGGTAAGCCAATTTCTTCCATTGAATTTATGGAGAGCCTATTCGGTAAGCTTCCTGAACTTCTTAAAAATGAAGAGGAACTCAGAAAACTTTGGAGTAGCCCTATCACCCGACAAGCTCTTCTGAATAAGTTAGATGAAGCTGGCTATAGTAAAGATGATCTTCTAACCCTTCAAAAACTAGTCGGAATGGAAAAAAGTGACCTCTTTGATGTTCTGGAGTATATTTTTAATAGTGACATTAAACCATTAACAAGAGAGCAAAGAGTTGCCTTTGCACAATCATTTATATTTGCTTCTTTAGATGTTAAGCAGAAAGAATTTATAGAATTTGTTTTGAGTAAATATATTGAATCTGGGGTCGAGGAACTTGATCAAGAAAAGTTACCAATTCTAATAGAAAGTAAATACCAATCTTTGGAAGATGGAATTAGTATCTTAGGTGAAGTTGGCAAGATAAAGAATTTGTTTATTGATTTCCAGAAGCATTTGTACCAGCCTGAGTTTGGTTAGGGAAATTTTATGTATAAGACCACGACCACAGGATCAAGGGAATTTAAATTTCAACGCAAATAACCTACTGTTTTGAAAACCTTATGTAGTACATTAAATAGTGTTAAAAATACAAATTAAAATCAGATGAATAAATCCACATGCCAAAATATTTACAAAATCTTATAGAAGAAATCACCGAAGGAAAAATCTGCGATTCAAGAGAAGGCAATTCAGGTATAGTATATATAATCCAATATCCTCCCCATCGAAATCCGAACAAAATTGTTCTTAAAACAATAAAATTGAGCAAAAAATTAAATGAAGAAAATCAAAACCATTTTATCGAGGAGTGCAAAACTCTTTTTAATATCAAAAACCATTTCATCTCATCCCCCTTTGACGTAAAAATCGTTGATGGTATACCTGCAATAATGATGAAATATTATGACTATGATTTAAAAACTTTAATGATAAATTCAAATATTTCTGAAATTTCAGCTCTCGTATTAATTTATCAATTAAACAAAGCCCTAATCACAATCCGAAATCTGGGATTAAATAATCATCAGGATTTGAATCCACCAAACATATTAATAAAAAACTTACTAATAAACAATCCAAAATATTATTCACATAATTTTTTAAATTTAGATTTATGTATCTCTGACTTTGGTATTGCCAATTTAAGAAATAGAATTGGTCCAACTCTTGGAGGAGGTGGAGGTAAATATCCTTTTAAAGCACCTGAACAATATAATCCCAAAAAATTTAAAGAATATGATCCTGACATATTTGCATTTGCCATTATAGCGTATATGCTATTAACTGGACTACATCCCTGCGGTTTATCCACAAAGAAATCTTTAAACAAAAATACTCCTGGAAGCATTTTTGAATCCTGGGCTTTAAACAAACCACAAATTCATTACAAAGACTCGTTGATAGAAAAATATATAAACGACTGTCTTTTAGAAAATCCGTGTTTCAGACCTACCTTAGAAGATGGATTAAATATTTTTGGTAAATCAATACAAAATCTAGATATCAATACTTTTGATATTCTTAACAATAGATTACAAATATATGAAACATTTGATTCTGCATATAGAAAAAAAAACAAGATAAAGAACTTATGGATTACTTCTAGTTTACCCAATGAAAAAATAAAAGTATTCACAGAAATTAAATTTCACTTTAATGAAGTTAAAAATTCAGTCACCGATGCCAGCGACTTGTCTTATTTAATCTTCATATATAAACATTTAATTTCAGTTTCTGATCCATCAATTCTAAATCAAAAAGTATTATTAAATGAATCACTGGAATTATTAGATTTAATATATTACTTCATGGACACAATTTCTGTTGAAACCGAATACAAACAAATCTCTTTCGAAAACGAAATCCTACTAGATAGACCTGATTTTTTTGACTTTGAAATATTGTTAAACTATTTATTTATTGTTTTTCAAGTAATCAAGAAACAAACATCCATCACTTATCTTCTCAAATGTATTCGGACTAAAAGAAACGCAAAACTTACCTCAACTTTCTACATTTATTCAGCGAGCGAAATATCTAAATTTGACATCTTTAAATCAATCAAACGAATTAAAAGAGCACAGAAATTAAATCAGGA
Above is a window of Leptospira bourretii DNA encoding:
- a CDS encoding protein kinase domain-containing protein, which gives rise to MPKYLQNLIEEITEGKICDSREGNSGIVYIIQYPPHRNPNKIVLKTIKLSKKLNEENQNHFIEECKTLFNIKNHFISSPFDVKIVDGIPAIMMKYYDYDLKTLMINSNISEISALVLIYQLNKALITIRNLGLNNHQDLNPPNILIKNLLINNPKYYSHNFLNLDLCISDFGIANLRNRIGPTLGGGGGKYPFKAPEQYNPKKFKEYDPDIFAFAIIAYMLLTGLHPCGLSTKKSLNKNTPGSIFESWALNKPQIHYKDSLIEKYINDCLLENPCFRPTLEDGLNIFGKSIQNLDINTFDILNNRLQIYETFDSAYRKKNKIKNLWITSSLPNEKIKVFTEIKFHFNEVKNSVTDASDLSYLIFIYKHLISVSDPSILNQKVLLNESLELLDLIYYFMDTISVETEYKQISFENEILLDRPDFFDFEILLNYLFIVFQVIKKQTSITYLLKCIRTKRNAKLTSTFYIYSASEISKFDIFKSIKRIKRAQKLNQEEIVIDFKLYLIIRQAYLTQYFDFSSKEISKLIIIANESLMKVASIHSDKVYINNCSYLPYNYPT
- the hsdR gene encoding EcoAI/FtnUII family type I restriction enzme subunit R, translating into MNEAETRAELIDPKLKECGWGVVEGSKILREHPITAGKIQTGGGRTKKLSADYVLVYKGYKLAVVEAKSADLEVGEGVAQAKLYAEKLKLDTTYSTNGHEIYSICMATGKEGLVNEYPTPDQLWNKTFPKTNDPNSEIVEMWRSNFINIPFEDVGGSKGARYYQEIAVNKTLEAIANHKKRILLTLATGTGKTFIAFQIAWKLFHTRWNLSVSNSHSSYVSRRPRILFLADRNILANQAFNAFSAFSEDALVRISPKEISKKGTVPTNGSIFFTIFQTFMSGTDKDGKPSPNFGSYPSDYFDFIIIDECHRGGANDEGNWRGILEYFSPAVQLGLTATPKRKDNVDTYRYFGEPIYIYSLKEGINDGFLTPFKVKRIKTTIDDYIYTSDDQVIEGEIEEGRIYKEPDFNKIIEIKEREAERVNIYMNEANQKEKAIIFCASQDHALAIRDLVNQVKKSDNPNYCVRVTANDGALGDQFLREFQDNEKTIPTILTSSQKLSTGVDARNIRNIVLLRPVNSMIEFKQIIGRGTRLFDGKEFFTIYDYVDAYQNFLDPEWDGEPVAPELRESTPPKEINGNDEQSEEGDDEDGEASEKRKRIKVKLKDGKEREIQHTVATSFWSADGKPISSIEFMESLFGKLPELLKNEEELRKLWSSPITRQALLNKLDEAGYSKDDLLTLQKLVGMEKSDLFDVLEYIFNSDIKPLTREQRVAFAQSFIFASLDVKQKEFIEFVLSKYIESGVEELDQEKLPILIESKYQSLEDGISILGEVGKIKNLFIDFQKHLYQPEFG